The following coding sequences are from one Triticum aestivum cultivar Chinese Spring chromosome 5A, IWGSC CS RefSeq v2.1, whole genome shotgun sequence window:
- the LOC123104404 gene encoding mitochondrial uncoupling protein 5, producing the protein MGVKGFVEGGIASIVAGCSTHPLDLIKVRMQLQGESSAAAAAPQPALRPALAFQAGAHTVTLPHAPAPVPKPGPIGICTQILRAEGAAGLFSGISATMLRQTLYSTTRMGLYDILKKRWTQENGGVLPLHLKIAAGLIAGGVGAAVGNPADLAMVRMQADGRLPLADRRNYRSVGDAIARMTRDEGVRSLWRGSALTVNRAMIVTASQLATYDQAKEAILARRGPAADGLGTHVAASFAAGIVAAAASNPVDVVKTRVMNMKVAPGAPPPYAGALDCALKTVRSEGVMALYKGFIPTVSRQGPFTVVLFVTLEQVRKVFKDAEF; encoded by the coding sequence ATGGGCGTCAAGGGATTCGTCGAGGGCGGCATCGCCTCCATCGTCGCCGGCTGCTCCACCCACCCGCTCGACCTCATCAAGGTGCGGATGCAGCTGCAGGGGGAGtcctccgcggcggcggcggcgccccagCCCGCGCTCCGCCCGGCGCTCGCCTTCCAGGCCGGGGCGCACACCGTGACGCTCCCGCACGCGCCCGCGCCGGTGCCCAAGCCCGGCCCGATTGGCATCTGCACGCAGATCCTGCGCGCCGAGGGCGCCGCCGGGCTCTTCTCCGGGATCTCGGCCACCATGCTGCGCCAGACGCTCTACTCCACCACGCGGATGGGGCTCTACGACATCCTCAAGAAGCGCTGGACCCAGGAGAACGGCGGCGTGCTGCCGCTGCACCTCAAGATCGCCGCCGGCCTCATCGCCGGCGGCGTCGGCGCCGCCGTCGGCAACCCGGCCGACCTGGCCATGGTGCGGATGCAGGCCGACGGCCGCCTCCCGCTCGCCGACCGCCGGAACTACCGCAGCGTCGGCGACGCCATCGCCCGGATGACGCGCGACGAGGGCGTGCGCAGCCTCTGGCGCGGCTCCGCGCTCACCGTCAACCGCGCCATGATCGTCACCGCCTCGCAGCTGGCCACCTACGACCAGGCCAAGGAGGCCATCCTGGCCCGCCGCGGCCCGGCCGCCGACGGGCTGGGCACGCACGTGGCCGCCAGCTTCGCCGCGGGCATCGTGGCCGCCGCCGCGTCCAACCCCGTCGACGTGGTCAAGACCAGGGTGATGAACATGAAGGTGGCCCCCGGCGCGCCCCCGCCGTACGCCGGGGCCCTGGACTGCGCGCTCAAGACGGTGCGGTCGGAGGGCGTGATGGCGCTCTACAAGGGGTTCATCCCCACGGTGTCGCGCCAGGGGCCCTTCACCGTCGTGCTCTTCGTCACCCTGGAGCAGGTGCGCAAGGTTTTCAAGGACGCCGAGTTCTAA